The Pseudomonas rhizosphaerae genomic sequence CAGCGCAGGGCGATGTTGGACGCACTGGTAATCAGCAGATAGATGAGCGCGGCCAGCACCAGAAAATAGAACAGTTGGTAGGTGCTCTTGCCGGCGTCCTGGGCGGCCTTGACCAGATCGGCCAAACCAATGATCGACACCAGCGCCGTGGCCTTGAGCATGACCATCCAGTTGTTGCCGATGCCGGGCAGGGCGTAACGCATCATTTGCGGGAAGACTACATAGCGGAAACGCTGCGAGCGCTTGAGGCCATAGGCCGTGGCCGCCTCGAGCTGACCGCGTGGTACCGCCAGCATGGCGCCGCGAAAGGTCTCGGTGAAATACGCGCCATAGATGAAACCCAGGGTGATCACCCCGGCGGCGAAAGGATCGATCTCGATGTAATCCCATTCCAGCGCTTCGGTGAGGCCGGTCAGCCAGGTCTGCAGGCTGTAGAAAATCAGCAGCATCAGCACCAGGTCAGGCACGCCGCGAATCAGGGTGGTGTAGAGCTGCGCAGGCACGCGCAGTGCGGCCGAACCGGACAGCTTGGCGCTGGCGCCAATCAAGCCCAGCATCACGCTCACCAGCAGGGACAACAGGGACAGCTTGATGGTCATCCAGGTGCCTTCGAGCAGCAGTGGGCCAAAGCCCTTCAAGCTGAACGCAGACAACCCGAGGTGCTGCAAAAGGTCGTCGAACATGAATCTGGCCTGTGCCGGTCAAAAAAACGCCCATCCCCGCATGGGAATGGGCGCTGTCAACGCAAGATTTACTTGCCGCTGTACAGGTTCAGCTCACCGAAGTGTTTCTTCTGGATTTCGGTGTAGGTGCCATCATCGTGTAACGCTTTGATACCTTTATCGATCAACGCCTTGAGTTCCTTGTTACCTTTGGCGATACCCACAGCCGTCTTGGACGGCAGCAATTCGCTGTCGATCGGCTCGCTGACTTCATAGCCTGCACCTTGCGGCGATTTCAGGAAGCCCAGCTCGGCCTGCAGCATGTCCTGGATGGAAGCATCGAGACGACCCGAAACCAGGTCGGCATAGACCTGATCCTGATTCTGATAGGCCTGGGTCTTCACACCGGCCTTGTCCAGCACGGCCTTGGCATAGGCTTCCTGGATGGTGCCTTGTTCGTAGCCCACGGTCTTGCCTTTCAGCGATGCCAGGTCGGTGCTCAGGCTTGCACCTTTCTTGAACACCAGCGAAGTCGGACCGGAGAACAGTTCGTTGGAGAAGTCGATGACCTTCTCGCGGGCCGGGGTCACGGTCATCGAGGAAATCACGCCATCGAACTTCTTCGCCTTGAGGCCAGGAATCATGCCGTCAAAATCGCTTTCGACCCACTTGCAGGTGACCTTGAGTTCCTTGCAGATGGCATTGCCCAGATCGATGTCGAAGCCCACCAGGCTACCGTCGGCGGCCTTGGATTCGAACGGTGCATAGGAAGGATCGACCCCGAAGCGCAACTCCTTGTATTCCTTGGCCATCGCGCCGCCAGCCGAGAACGCCAGGGCCAGAGCAGAAAGGGTCAGCAATGCTTTTTTCATCGTGCAGTCCTTAAAACCAGTTGAATGCG encodes the following:
- a CDS encoding ABC transporter permease, whose amino-acid sequence is MFDDLLQHLGLSAFSLKGFGPLLLEGTWMTIKLSLLSLLVSVMLGLIGASAKLSGSAALRVPAQLYTTLIRGVPDLVLMLLIFYSLQTWLTGLTEALEWDYIEIDPFAAGVITLGFIYGAYFTETFRGAMLAVPRGQLEAATAYGLKRSQRFRYVVFPQMMRYALPGIGNNWMVMLKATALVSIIGLADLVKAAQDAGKSTYQLFYFLVLAALIYLLITSASNIALRWLERRYSAGTREALR
- a CDS encoding transporter substrate-binding domain-containing protein, yielding MKKALLTLSALALAFSAGGAMAKEYKELRFGVDPSYAPFESKAADGSLVGFDIDLGNAICKELKVTCKWVESDFDGMIPGLKAKKFDGVISSMTVTPAREKVIDFSNELFSGPTSLVFKKGASLSTDLASLKGKTVGYEQGTIQEAYAKAVLDKAGVKTQAYQNQDQVYADLVSGRLDASIQDMLQAELGFLKSPQGAGYEVSEPIDSELLPSKTAVGIAKGNKELKALIDKGIKALHDDGTYTEIQKKHFGELNLYSGK